In a genomic window of Mycolicibacter heraklionensis:
- a CDS encoding cation-translocating P-type ATPase, producing MPPSIAALIDDAEPGYDVVADPPAEVEHPRRHLRPAPEPGDGLIAVSSAAMAGINAVGLGLAVASRVLRFRRLPSSLQGAVITLDHQPQLRRLLEERIGKRATATALGMATTAVNALGAAPSMLAVDLAINTIRAAEARADARAWARREPELARPVAGSAQRTAESPESPVDQNLQRGTWIQAIGAAVVAATSRDPELAGNAALVAVPKATRATHESFAATLGRGLANRDEALQIDPDSLRRLDRVDVVIFDPRVLRTESLRLARLRGADEKDLTAWESARAMLEEGDLRPGWHPVTGRPGTEALFAPAPHPLAAATLAETQRAQVQTVTADDAIGLGVLRPAFDEIAPMTGDSIDEALLDAVRAYQQEGHTVAVISSTATQALSAADLGVGILPDASEPVADLIVDDLSGVWRVLHALPAAQAATRLGIALSTGASALGSMLLIPTVRGRGPEPVALGAAVGLVSGYWSARQVITAPLPRPVPVDEWHAMSVEQVRAALSSPSQPDFAPDAGTAKRHVVWQFLDAVRDELSDPLTPVLGLGAAATALLGAPIDALMVGSVLVSNAVLAAGQRLSAELRLDRLLAEQIPPAWKVTIRPDGARDRVQVLPEQLQRGDLIEVGPDDVVPADARVIEQEKLEVDEASLTGESLPVTKQIDATPGAELAERRCMLFAGTTVASGTGLALVTAVGPDTEVRRAADLVTSRHGDIGLTHQLGQITSRTWPLSLMAGGLVSVLGVLRATRLQQAVANGVSVAVAAVPEGLPVVATLAQHASAQRLTKSGVLVRVPRSVEALGRVDVVCFDKTGTLSENRLRVTEVRTAAGHSHDEVLRCAVRATPSAKGPSHVDATDAAIVAAAESVPGAVAPGAADAHLPFRSGRPFAASVFGTELTIKGAPEVILAACDDVAADIHDVVEQLADEGLRVLAVARRELSPAQVQSLSADPDDPEAQLAAMAQQCAEGLTLVGFVGIADTPRAGSAGLLAELHRRQVPIRMVTGDHPTTGRAIARKMGVQLSPDQVITGSEWETLSGKEQERAVAERVVFARMSPANKVQVVQALERSGKVSAMVGDGANDASAIRAATVGIGIVAQGSDAAHTAADVVLLDGKIETLLDALNEGSQLWQRVQAAVAVLLGGNASGALFAIIGSALTGQSPLSTRQLLLVNIVTDAFPATALAISQPRRPMPFGGRGPDEKALLRAVALRGTTTASATLAAWFMARLTGFPRRASTVALVALVTTQLGQTLLESRSPVLLATAGGSFAAMALLISIPGISQFMGCTPLGPIGWAQALGSAAVATTAAGIAPRFLPSASAKDAVSA from the coding sequence GATCAACACCATCAGGGCCGCCGAAGCGCGCGCCGACGCCCGGGCCTGGGCGCGGCGCGAGCCGGAGCTGGCCCGTCCGGTTGCCGGGTCGGCCCAGCGCACGGCGGAATCCCCGGAGAGCCCGGTCGACCAAAACCTGCAACGCGGGACCTGGATTCAGGCGATCGGCGCAGCCGTCGTCGCCGCGACCAGTCGCGACCCCGAACTGGCCGGCAATGCCGCACTGGTCGCGGTGCCCAAAGCGACCCGAGCCACTCACGAATCGTTCGCAGCCACGTTGGGCCGCGGGCTGGCGAACCGGGACGAGGCACTGCAGATCGACCCTGACAGCCTGCGCCGGCTGGACCGCGTCGACGTGGTGATCTTCGATCCGCGGGTGCTGCGGACCGAGTCGTTGCGCTTGGCGCGACTTCGCGGCGCCGACGAGAAGGATCTGACCGCCTGGGAGAGCGCCCGGGCGATGCTCGAGGAAGGTGACCTGCGGCCAGGTTGGCATCCCGTCACCGGCCGCCCCGGCACCGAGGCACTGTTTGCTCCGGCCCCGCATCCGCTGGCGGCAGCGACACTCGCTGAGACACAGCGCGCCCAGGTGCAGACAGTGACCGCGGACGACGCCATCGGCCTGGGTGTACTTCGGCCCGCGTTCGACGAAATCGCTCCAATGACAGGCGATTCGATCGACGAAGCGCTGCTCGACGCGGTGCGGGCCTACCAACAGGAAGGCCACACCGTCGCGGTGATCTCCTCGACGGCTACCCAGGCGCTGTCGGCGGCCGACCTCGGCGTCGGCATCCTGCCCGACGCCAGCGAGCCGGTGGCGGACCTGATCGTCGATGACTTGTCCGGGGTATGGCGGGTACTGCATGCCCTGCCCGCAGCCCAGGCGGCCACCCGCCTTGGTATCGCCTTATCCACCGGCGCTTCGGCATTGGGTTCGATGCTGCTCATTCCCACGGTGCGAGGACGCGGTCCCGAACCGGTCGCGCTGGGCGCGGCCGTGGGTCTGGTGTCCGGCTACTGGTCGGCCCGCCAGGTGATCACGGCGCCGCTGCCCCGGCCGGTCCCCGTCGACGAATGGCATGCGATGTCGGTCGAACAGGTGCGTGCCGCCTTGTCCTCGCCGTCGCAGCCCGACTTCGCGCCGGACGCCGGCACCGCCAAGCGGCACGTGGTCTGGCAGTTCCTCGATGCGGTGCGTGACGAACTGTCCGACCCGCTGACGCCCGTCCTCGGACTGGGTGCCGCTGCCACCGCGCTGCTGGGCGCGCCAATCGACGCGCTCATGGTCGGCTCTGTCCTGGTCAGCAACGCCGTCCTGGCGGCCGGCCAACGGTTGAGTGCCGAGCTGCGGCTGGATCGGCTACTGGCCGAGCAGATCCCGCCCGCCTGGAAGGTGACGATCCGGCCCGATGGCGCACGCGACCGTGTTCAAGTGCTCCCCGAGCAGCTGCAGCGTGGGGATCTGATCGAGGTGGGTCCCGACGATGTGGTGCCCGCGGACGCCCGTGTGATCGAACAGGAGAAGTTGGAGGTCGACGAGGCCTCACTGACCGGTGAGTCGTTGCCGGTGACCAAGCAGATCGACGCCACCCCGGGCGCCGAGCTGGCCGAGCGGCGCTGCATGCTGTTCGCGGGCACCACCGTGGCCTCCGGGACCGGTCTGGCGTTGGTGACCGCGGTGGGCCCCGACACCGAGGTGCGGCGCGCCGCCGACCTTGTCACCAGCCGGCACGGGGATATCGGCCTGACCCATCAGCTCGGACAGATCACCAGCCGGACCTGGCCGCTGAGTCTGATGGCCGGCGGTCTGGTCAGCGTGCTCGGGGTGTTGCGGGCCACCCGGCTGCAGCAGGCGGTGGCCAACGGAGTGTCGGTGGCCGTCGCCGCTGTCCCCGAGGGCCTGCCGGTGGTGGCGACGCTGGCTCAGCACGCCTCAGCGCAGCGCCTCACCAAATCCGGTGTGCTGGTACGGGTCCCCCGCTCCGTTGAGGCCCTGGGCCGCGTCGACGTGGTGTGCTTCGACAAGACCGGTACGTTGAGCGAGAACCGGTTGCGGGTCACCGAGGTGCGGACGGCAGCCGGTCATTCCCATGACGAGGTGCTGCGTTGCGCGGTACGTGCGACACCGTCGGCCAAGGGACCGAGCCACGTCGACGCCACCGACGCCGCGATCGTGGCGGCGGCCGAATCCGTGCCCGGCGCCGTCGCGCCGGGGGCCGCCGACGCCCATCTGCCGTTCCGTTCCGGGCGGCCCTTCGCGGCATCGGTGTTCGGCACCGAATTGACCATCAAGGGGGCACCCGAGGTGATACTGGCTGCCTGCGACGATGTCGCGGCCGACATCCACGATGTGGTGGAGCAACTGGCCGACGAAGGACTGCGGGTGCTCGCGGTAGCACGGCGTGAGCTCAGTCCCGCTCAGGTGCAGTCGCTTTCGGCCGATCCCGACGACCCCGAAGCCCAGCTCGCGGCCATGGCCCAGCAGTGCGCCGAGGGCTTGACCCTGGTCGGCTTCGTCGGCATCGCCGACACCCCCCGCGCCGGGTCTGCCGGCCTGCTCGCCGAGCTGCACCGCCGCCAGGTGCCCATTCGGATGGTCACCGGCGATCACCCGACCACCGGCCGAGCCATCGCCCGCAAGATGGGCGTTCAGCTGTCTCCCGATCAGGTCATCACCGGCTCGGAATGGGAAACCCTCTCGGGCAAGGAGCAGGAACGTGCGGTGGCCGAGCGGGTGGTGTTCGCCCGCATGTCGCCGGCGAACAAGGTGCAGGTGGTGCAGGCGCTGGAACGCAGCGGCAAGGTGTCGGCGATGGTCGGGGACGGCGCCAACGACGCCTCCGCAATCCGGGCCGCCACGGTCGGCATCGGGATCGTCGCCCAGGGCAGCGACGCCGCCCACACGGCCGCCGACGTGGTGCTGCTCGACGGCAAGATCGAGACCCTGCTGGACGCCCTCAACGAGGGCAGCCAACTGTGGCAGCGGGTGCAGGCGGCGGTGGCGGTGCTGCTGGGCGGTAACGCCAGCGGCGCACTGTTCGCGATCATCGGCAGCGCGCTGACCGGTCAGTCACCGTTGAGCACCCGGCAACTGCTGCTGGTCAACATCGTGACCGACGCGTTCCCGGCCACCGCGCTCGCGATCAGCCAACCCCGGCGGCCCATGCCCTTCGGGGGTCGCGGGCCCGACGAGAAGGCGCTGTTGCGCGCGGTGGCGCTGCGTGGCACGACCACGGCCAGTGCAACCCTTGCGGCCTGGTTCATGGCGCGGCTCACCGGTTTTCCCCGACGCGCATCCACCGTGGCGCTGGTCGCCCTGGTGACCACCCAGCTGGGCCAGACACTGTTGGAGTCACGCTCGCCGGTGCTGCTGGCGACCGCGGGCGGGTCGTTCGCGGCAATGGCACTGTTGATCAGCATCCCCGGTATCAGCCAGTTCATGGGCTGCACGCCGCTGGGTCCGATCGGCTGGGCTCAGGCGCTGGGATCGGCGGCGGTCGCGACCACCGCGGCGGGCATCGCGCCCCGCTTCTTGCCGAGCGCCAGTGCGAAGGACGCTGTTAGCGCGTGA